In the genome of Noviherbaspirillum saxi, the window AAAGCATTTGTCAAAGAAACCGACGACGAAGACGACCTCGACGTCGCGACGCCGGCAATACCCGCCGGTACCAAAAATTACATGACGCCCGAAGGACACCGGCGCATGAAGGAAGAGTTGTTGCGGCTGATCGATGTGGACCGCCCGGAGGTGGTGCGCATCGTTTCATGGGCCGCATCCAACGGCGACCGCTCCGAAAATGGCGATTACATCTACGGCAAGCGCCGTCTGAGGGAGATCGACCGCCGTATCCGCTTTCTTACCAAACGCCTCGATATTGCCGAAGTAGTGAATCCTGGCGTGCACCATGGCAGTGATCAGATTTTCTTCGGCGCGACGGTCACCTACGAAAATCACGCGGGCGAAGAACACACGGTCACCATTGTGGGAATCGACGAGCTCGACCCGCTTAACGGACGGATCAGCTGGATTTCGCCGGTTGCTCGTGCGCTCACCAAGGCGAGGGAAGGGGACAGCGTGACGTTAAGGACGCCCTCAGGCATCGATGAACTGACCATCCTGGCGGTCAGTTATCCTCTGCCCTGATCGTATCGTTCTGCCTGCAGGCGCGCGGCCTGCGACCGGTGCGCATGGCGCAAAGTGACGGGACATGGGATGATGTTTCGCTTCCGGTATAAAAATTGCTCCAAACAAACAATTATCTTCATTAAAAATCTTCCAACGATGACCATTTTGTTTTCCAGCCTGAACCATAGGTCAAGGGTGCCGCTGGCCGCTGAAATTCATTCGCGCCCGTTTCTTCGCCTGGAGGCCCCGGAGGTATTGACCCATCTTGCTGTTTATGACCGCAATCCGGCGGAGACTGCCGCATCCAATAGCGCCTTGCAGCATGCGACGCTGATCGCGCTGTGCGCGCACTTCGGCGTGACGGCACCCGGCGCGGAGGCGAAGTATTTCTTTCATGATTTCGGCCGCTTCCGGCTGAAATGGGAATGCCATACCGAATTTGCCACCTATACCTTCGCAGAGCGTCATCATCATCATGCGCCGTCTCTTTCCGAGGCGTTCGACTGCGCACCGCTGAAGCATATTCCCCAGCAATGGCTCGCCGGGCTGCAAGGCAAGGTCATGGTCGCCGCGCATGTGGTTCTGGACAAGACGCGCGGGCCGTCGGATACCTTCGCTGCCGGTTTGCGGCACGTGTTCGAAGGCAATATGCTGGTCGGCAGCCACGTACTGCAGGGCGGGGAAATCTGGACCGATTTCCTTATTCAGTCCGATGGCTTCAGCCGCTTTGTGGTGCGTGACGTCGGCTTGCATGAACAGCAGGCGGGACGACTGGTACAACGCCTGCTCGAAATTGAAACATACCGGATGATGGCGCTGCTGGGATTGCCCCACGCTCACCATGCGACGCCGGTCCTGAATGCGATCGAAGGCGAGCTTGCGAGCCTGACGGCCGCCATGGTGGACACCCACCGCATCAATGGCAATCAGTTGTCGGACACGGATCACGAACAGGCATTGTTAAGCAACATTACCGGTCTTGCCGCGCGTATCGAAAAGCTTTCTCTCGACAACAGCTATCGTTTTTCGGCATCGCAGGCTTACTTCAGCCTGGTGAATGCGCGTATCGACGAATTGCGCGAGATCCGGATTGAAGGGAGCCCGACCATCGGGGAATTCATGGACCGTCGCCTGATGCCGGCCATGAACACCTGCCAGGCCATTGCGCGCCGCCAGGAAGCGCTGGCCGAACGCATCGCTCATACCAACGATCTTTTGCGTACCCGCGTCGGCATCGTGCAAGAGCGCCAGAATCGACAGATCCTGCAGTCTATGAATACGCGGGCGGCACAGCAGCTGCGCCTGCAGCAAGCAGTGGAAGGACTGTCAGTGGTGGCGATTTCATACTACATGGTGGGCTTGCTAAGTTATGCCGGCAAGGCTGCGAAAGCCGCCGGCTTCCCGGTCAATCCCGAGGTCGCGACCGGATTGCTGGTGCCGCTGGTCGCGGCAGGTGTATGGCTGGGATTGCGGCGCATGCACAAGAGCATACATACCGCCTGATAACCGGGACCTGCAACTGTCCGAGCAAACTTGGACAGGTGCGCTGCGCGAAGGCGCGGTCAAGGGCGTATCAGGCGCCTTATGCGCGTTCGCGGACGATTCTTGCCACCCCGGGAATGCGTCGGACATTGCGTATCAGGCGTGCAAGGTGGATGCGGTCTTCGACCTGAATCGTGAAGCGCAGTTGCTTCATCAAATGGTCGCGGTCATCGTCCATGCCGACATAGGTAATGTTGGCATCCGACTCGCCGATTTCTGCGGCCACGCGGGCCAGCACGCCTTTTTCATTATCGACCAGAATCTTGATGCGGCAGTCGAAGCGGCGGCTCAGCTCGGCACCCCAATCCAGTTCGATCCAGCGGTCTGGTTCTTTGGTTTGCTGACGCTTCGCCGTATCGCAATCGGTGCTATGCACGGTGATGCCCTGATCGCGCTTGAGCTGACCGGCAATGCCGTCGCCAGGAATCGGCAAACAGCATTGAGCCAGATGCACTGCAGCACCTTCGTTGCCATAGATAACAACCGGATCGAGCTTACCGGAGCCGTTTTCCGTGGCGAGCGGCGGGAGCGGCGAAGTGGCATCGCTTTCCATCATCCCGCGTATATGGCGGGCAACCAGTGTCGCCATCCGCTTGCCTACACCGATGTCGGCATACAGCTCTTCAAGCGAGCGTGCGCTGGATTCATTGAGCAGCTTCTCGATCAGCCCATTGGGTAACAAGGGGTCGATATCGATTGCGCTCAGGGCCTGCGCCAGCAGGCGTCGCCCCAGTTCAGTGGATTCGGCCAGGTTGATTGTACGCAGATGGTGCCGGATCGCCGAGCGCGCCTTGCCGGTACGGACAAAGGTTAGCCAGTTCGGACTCGGTCGCGATGATGGCGCGGTGACGATCTCGACGATGTCGCCATTACGCAATTCGGCGCGCAAGGCAGCATGCTCATGGTTGACGCGGGCGGCAATCGCCTGGTCGCCAATAGCTGTATGAATGGTGTACGCGAAGTCGAGGACGGTGGCGCCGCGCGGCAGGGCGATGATCTTGGATTTCGGCGTGAATACATAGACTGAATCGGGAAACAGGTCGACCTTGACGTGTTCCAGAAATTCGGCGGAGTCGCCGGTCTGTTTCTGTATGTCGAGCAAGGACTGCAGCCAGGCATGCGTTCTCTGCTGCAGGTCGGTCAGACTGGCTTCGTCATCCTTGTACAGCCAATGTGCGGCAACGCCTGCTTCCGCGACGCGATGCATTTCTCCGGTGCGAATCTGGAATTCGACCGGGGTGCCGTAGGGGCCGATCAGCGTGGTATGCAGGGATTGATAGCCATTGAGCTTGGGAATGGCGATGTAGTCCTTGAACTTGCCCGGCATCGGCTTGTACAGCGCATGCAATGTTCCCAAGGCAACGTAACAATTGGCAAAGCTGTCAACAACGATACGGAAACCGTAGACATCGAGCACTTGGGAGAACGACAGATGCTTGTTGCGCATCTTGCGATAGATGCCGTAAAGCGTCTTTTCGCGGCCGTAGACTTGGGCATGAATGCCGGTGGCTGCCAGTGTATTCTTGACCGAATCCAGGATCTTGCTGACGACCTCACGGCGGTTGCCGCGTGCGGCCTTGACCGCCTTGGACAAGGTTTTGTAACGCACCGGGTACAGGTGCGAGAACGCCAGGTCCTGCAATTCGCGGTAAATATTGTTCAGGCCGAGACGATGGGCAATCGGCACGTAGACTTCCATCGTCTCGCGGGCAATCCGGCGCTTTTTTTCCGGCGCCATGAAGCCAAGCGTGCGCATGTTGTGCAGGCGGTCGGCCAGCTTGACCAGAATGACGCGCACGTCGCGGGCCATGGCCAGCAGCATCTTTCGGAAGTTTTCCGCCTGAGCTTCGATCTGGCTCTGGAATTCGATCTTGTCGAGTTTGGACAATCCGTCGACCAGCGTGGCGACGGGAGCGCCGAAACGCTCGATCAACTCCTCTTTCTTGACGTCCTGGTCTTCCATGACGTCGTGCAAGAGAGCCGCCATGATGGCCTGCGCGTCAAGCTTCCAGTCGGCACAGATTTCGGCTACCGCAATCGGATGAGAGATATAAGGTTCGCCGGATTTGCGGATCTGCCCGAGATGCATTTCGTCGGAGAAGCGGTAGGCTTCCTTCACCTTCTTCATTTCGGAAGGGGTGAGGTATTCGGTCAGCTTGTTATTGAGCAGGGTAACGGAAGCAACGCCCGCCGGGACGGCATTCGATGCGCCGGCCGCATGGGCGGCACCGGAATCGGATTTCGGGGTGGATTCGGAATTCTTTGCGGCCGGGCGCTCGGATGTCGCCCGGCTTGATGGAGCAATTGATAGTGTTGAATCTGCAGGTATCAGGTTCATACGTTAAGGATATCAGCCGCATCGCATTGCTGCATCCCCAAACGCCGTGAATCTGGCGAAAATCTTTCGCTTGGGGTGGCTCGCGACGCTATTCGTGGCTGCCGTATGCCTTAGCTCGGTACCTTCTTCAGCATTTCAATGCCGACCTTGCCGGCGGCGATTTCACGAAGTGCAACGACGGTCGGCTTATCCTTGGCATCGACCTTGGGGGTATGTCCCTGCAGGAGCTGACGGGCACGATAAGTGGCGGACAGCGTGAGCTGGAAACGGTTGGGGATCTGTTTGAGGCAATCTTCGATGGTAATACGGGCCATGCTTGCTCCTAAAAACGCGATATCAGGTGGGATTTGCGTGAATGCCCAGTTGGGCGAACAGGTCTGTGTAGCGTGCGGCTTGTTGTGCAAACCGGCAGCGGGTTGCTTTGACGATCGATGTCAATTCCGACAAAGCTGTTGCAAACTCTTGATTAATAATAACATATTCGAACTCCGGGGCGTGCGCGATTTCGCCGCCGGCGGCCAGAATGCGCCTCGTAATCACGTGCGAATCATCCTGTCCGCGCTTGGTAAGGCGTTCTTCCAGCGCTGCAATTGACGGCGGTAAAATGAAGATGCCTACCGCTTCGGGGAACTGCTTCTTGACCTGCTGCGCTCCCTGCCAGTCGATTTCAAGCAGCACGTCGGTTCCGGCCTTGATCTGGTCCTCGATCAGCAGCCGTGATGTTCCATAGTAATTACCGTGGACTTCGGCCGATTCCAAAAATTCCCCGCCTTCGCGCCTTTTCAGGAAATCCTCGACGGATGTGAAGTAATATTCGCGCCCGTGTTGCTCCGCCGGACGGGGCTGTCGCGTCGTGTACGATATCGACAGCTTGATGGCGGGTTCCTGGGCCAGCAAGGCATTGACCAGCGTGGATTTGCCGGCGCCGGACGGGGCGACCACCATGAACACGCTGCCGGAAGATGGTTTGGGTTCTATCATGGAATTCTCGATGTAGTAGAGCTTCGGAGTCTGGAAAAGCTTGCAATATTGCTGCTTACTCAAGATTCTGGACTTGTTCCCGCATCTGTTCAATCAGCAGCTTCATGCTCATCGACCCATCCGACAATTCTTTCAGTGCGGCTTTCGAGCCGACGGTGTTGGCTTCGCGGTTGAGTTCCTGCATCATGAAATCGAGCCGTTTGCCGACCTGGCCGCCTTTTTTGAGGATATGGCGGGTTTCCGACAGGTGAGTGGACAGGCGGGACAATTCTTCAGCTACGTCGATTCGGATACCGTACAGCGTGACTTCCTGCCGGATGCGCTCCAGCGCTTCCTCGCGCGACAATGTGGCCGGCATGGCCGCGCCGTTCTGGGTTGCCAGGCCGAGCGCTTCCATCATGCGGTCGATCGCTTTTTGCTGGAATTGTGCGATTGCCTGCGGAATCATCGGTGTGAGCCGCGCCACAATCGCTTCCAGGTCATTGATGCGTGATATCAGCATGGCTTGCAGCGCGGCGCCTTCGCGCGCACGGCTTTCGATAAATGCGTCGAGTGCCGCCGACACTACGGCCTGCACGTCGGCCTGCAAGGCGTCGTGGACGATTTCGCCATCCTCGATCACGCCTGGCCAGCGCAGGAGTTCATTGACGGTAAGCGCGGGTGCATCGGCGAACCGGTTTTTGATTTCCGATTGCATTTTTGCTAATGATTCGAGTACGCTTGCGTTCAGGTTCTGTGGCGTACCGGCCGCGGATTTGCGTCCGAAGCTCACACGGCATTCGACCTTGCCGCGGCTGATGCGGGCCATGATGGCCTCACGCAATGCAGGTTCGACTGCGCGCAGATCGTCGTTGATGCGAAATTGCAGATCAAGAAAACGCGAATTGACGCTCTTGAGTTCGACGGTCAGTGTTCCGGCGCTACTTTCGCGTGTGGCGACCGCGTATCCGGTCATGCTCGAAATAGTCAAGGTTCAGCCCTTATGCTTTACAAAACAGTGATTTATCAAGACAATCCCAAGTACATTCTGTAAGGACGACATGGCTTCGCAAAACAACGCTCCGCTGCCAGATGGGCTGGAAATTGCTGGATATCGCATTGTAAAGAAGATTGCGTCCGGCGGGTTCAGTATCGTTTACCTGGCATACGACGAAGACGGCAATGCCGTCGCCATCAAGGAGTACTTGCCTAGCTCTCTGGCGCTGCGTCAGCCGGGCGAACTGGTACCCGCCATCTCAGCCGACAACCTTCCTGTGTTTCGCATCGGCCTCAAGTGCTTTTTCGAAGAGGGGCGCGCGCTCGCGCGCATTTCGCATCCCAATGTCGTCAGCGTCGTCAATTTTTTCCGGGCCAACGATACAGTCTACATGGTGATGGCATATGAATCCGGGCGTTCGCTGCAGGATCACATCCTGCGCCGTCGCGAAAAAGGCGAGCGGCCGCTGGTATCGGAACGTTTCATCCGCAAGATGTTCAATCAGGTGATGAACGGTTTGCGCGAGGTACATGCGAACAAGCTGCTGCACCTCGATCTCAAGCCCGCCAATATTTATCTGCGCATGGACGGCACACCCATCCTGCTCGATTTCGGCGCGGCGCGGCAAACGCTCAAGACCGATCTTCCCAAGCTGTATCCGATGTACACGCCTGGCTTTGCGCCACCCGAGCTCTATGCCAAGAGCGCCAACCTCGGACCCTGGACCGACATCTATAGCATCGGTGCTTCCATCTTCGCATGCATGGTGGGAGCGCCGCCGCAGCCGGCTGACCAGCGCAAGGTCAACGACAAGATGGAAGACCATTTCCGCAAGCTGGAAAGCATTTATTCGCGCGAGCTGATACAGGTCATCCGCTGGAGTTTGCGCATCGATCCGCTGGAACGGCCGCAAAGCGTGTTCGCCCTGCAGAAGGCGCTGCGCGAACCGGTGCCCGAGCAGAAGGAAGCGGACTTCGTCGAAAAGGTCTCCGCCAGACTGCGCGGATTCTTCAGCGGCTTCGGCAAAACCACCCAGGTCGGCAACACCACGACCCAGAACACGCAATAGGCGGCCAGCATGCGATTCTCCGTATACCAGGAAAGCCATATCGGCGGCCGCCGCAACAACCAGGATCGGATGGGGTACAGCTTTACCCGCGACGCGCTGCTGCTGCTGCTCGCCGACGGCATGGGCGGTCATATACAGGGTGAGATGGCCGCAACGATTTCGCTGCAGACCATCGGCACCCTGTTTCAGCAAAATGCCAAGCCTTACGTCAAGAAGCCGGAGAAATTCCTCGAAGAGAGCTTCTTTGCCGCGCATCGCGAAATCCATCGCTATCGTGCGATCAACAATCTGCCTGAAACACCGCGCACCACGATCGTCGCTTGCCTGATCCAGCATAACAATGCCTACTGGGCGCACTGCGGTGATTCGCGACTCTACTGGATGCGCTCGGGCCAGATCCTGTCGCGTACCCGCGACCACTCGCGTATCGAAACCCTGATCGCTCAGGGAAAGGTCGATCCCTCCGAACGCGATACCCACCCCGAGCGCAACAAGCTGTTCAACTGTTTGGGTGCGCCGAACATGCCCATCGTGGAGATGTCGCGCCGGGCCAGCCTGCAGGCGGGTGATGTCATTCTTCTGTGTTCGGATGGTCTCTGGTCAGTTCTGCCCGATCATGTTCTGGCGCAGAGTCTGCATCAGAACACGGTCGTGCGTGCTGTGCCCGATCTGCTTGCGACAGCAGTCGGCATCGCCGGCAAGACAAGCGACAATGTCACGGCACTGGCGATGATGTGGGAGGGCGCGAGCGTGCTCCAGGATTCGCCGAACACTATTGCCACGCATACCCTGCCGATCGACAGTGTCACGACCACCATCCAGGCGCCGCGCCATGCCGACCTTGAGCAGGCCGATATCTTCAACGACTCGGAAATCGAAAAGGCAATTGAAGAAATTCGCGGGGCCATCGAAAAAACCTCCCGCATCACATCCAAAAATTAAGGTTGTCTTATGTCGTTTGAAAACCGCCCGAGCGGGCGTGCAAGCAATGACTTGCGCAGTATTCGCATCATCCGCCAATACACCAGGCATGCCGAAGGATCGGTCTTGATCGAGTTCGGCGACACCAAGGTGATCTGCACCGCCAGCATCGAAGAAAAGGTACCCGGCTTCCTGAAGGGTAAAGGGCAGGGCTGGATGACGGCCGAATACGGCATGCTGCCGCGATCGACCCACACGCGCATGGACCGTGAAGCCGCCAAGGGCAAACAATCGGGGCGCACCCAGGAAATCCAGCGCCTGATCGGACGCTCGCTGCGCGCGGCGTTCGACCTGCAAGCATTCGGCGAACGGACGCTCCATCTGGATTGCGATGTCATCCAGGCCGATGGCGGCACGCGCACCGCATCGATCACCGGCGCCATGGTGGCTGCTTATGATGCAGTCAGCAAGCTGGCGCAAGCCGGACTGATTCCCGCCATCCCGATCAAGCATTTTGTCGCTGCGGTATCGGTCGGCGTGTTCCGTGGCTTGCCGGTACTCGATCTCGATTACATCGAAGACGCCGACTGCGACACCGACATGAATGTTGTGATGACCGATGCCGGCCATTTCGTTGAAGTACAAGGGACTGCGGAAGGCGAAGCCTTCGATCGTGCAACGATGAACCGATTGCTCGATCTCGCCGAGCATGGCATTGCGGAACTCGTGCGCTTGCAAAAGGCTGCACTCGAACTTCCGCAGTAATCTTTACCGACTTTACACAGCATGGCGTGCCAGGCGGCGCGCCATGCTCATTTTTATTCATGACAAAAACATTAATTCTCGCTTCAAACAACGCGGGCAAGCTGAAAGAGTTTGGCCAGATGCTGGCGCCGCTTGGCTTCGATGTACGTCCGCAAGGCGAATTCAACGTGCCCGAAGCGGAAGAACCGCATCCTACCTTCATTGAGAATGCGCTTGCAAAAGCGCGGCATGCGGCTCGACTGACCGGGTTGCCGGCGCTTGCCGACGACTCCGGCATCTGCGCCAACGCGCTTGGCGGCGCTCCCGGCGTGTATTCCGCCCGGTACGCAGGCGAACCCAAGTCCGATGCACGCAACAACGAGAAACTGATCGCGGACCTCGCTGCACAGGGCGACAAATCGGCCTACTATTACTGTGTGCTGGTGCTGGTCCGTCATGCCGACGACCCGCAGCCCGTCATCGCCGAAGGCCGCTGGAACGGGGAAGTGATTGCCGATCCGCGCGGGCAGGGCGGCTTCGGCTACGATCCATACTTTCTGCTGCCCGAACTCGGCAAGACGGCCGCCGAGTTAAGTGCCGAAGAGAAAAACCGCTTGTCTCATCGAGGACAGGCGCTGCGTGTATTGGTAGAGAAATTACGATGATTCCCATCAAGCCTGTGGGCGCTGCCGTAGCGGCTGGAAGTACAGCATCGCCGGTCGATGTCGCCAACGCCTTCTTGCGGCCCGGTGCCTTGCAATTGAGCGCGCTGCCGCCCTTGTCGCTCTATGTGCATTTTCCGTGGTGTGTCAGGAAATGCCCATATTGCGATTTCAATTCGCATGAAGTGCGCGGGGGTTTTCCCGAGGAAGCCTATCTCGCCGCCGTGCGCAGCGATCTGGAAAGCGCCTTGCCGCTGATCTGGGGTCGCAAGATCTACACGATCTTCATCGGCGGCGGAACACCCAGCCTGATGTCGGCGGCAGGACTCGATCGCCTGATGTCGGACATCCGCACCTTGCTGCCACTGGACGGCGCGGCCGAAGTCACGATGGAAGCCAATCCCGGCACCTTTGAAGCGGACAAGTTCCGCTCATACCGGGCCAGCGGCATCAACCGCCTGTCGATCGGTATCCAGAGTTTCAATGCGCGGCATCTGCATGCACTGGGGCGCATCCACGATGCCGACGAGGCGCGCAAGGCGGTCGAAATTGCCCATGCCAATTTCGACAACTTCAATCTCGACCTGATGTTTGCATTGCCTTCGCAAACCCTGGAGGAAGCACAGACCGATGTTTCCACGGCCATTGCGTTCGCGCCGCCGCATTTGTCGCTGTATCACCTGACATTGGAGCCGAATACCTATTTCGCCAAGCATCCTCCGGTGGTGCCGGATGACGATAGCAGCGCCGAAATGCAGGACATGATCTTTGCGCAAACCAAGGCTGCCGGCTATGGACATTACGAAGTGTCAGCCTATGCGCAGGCAGGCAGGCAGGCGCGGCACAATCTGAACTACTGGCAATTCGGCGATTATCTGGGAATAGGGGCGGGCGCGCATTCCAAGATTTCGTTTCCGCACAGGATAGTGCGCCAGATGCGCTACAAGCAGCCCAAAGCCTATATGGAACAGGTGCAGGCGGGCAGGCCGATCCAGGAAGAATTCGAGCTGGAGCGCGAGGATCTCGGTTTCGAGTTCATGCTCAATGCCTTGCGCCTGACCGAGGGCTTCGACGTCAATCTGTTTGCAGAACGCACGGGACTGAGCATTAATGCAATCGAGAAATCCTTGAACCTTGCCGAAACCAAGGGCTTGCTGTATCGCGATCACCGGATAATCCGGCCGACCGAACTCGGCGGACGTTTCTTGAATGATTTGCAGCAGATCTTTCTGAACTAAATCACTTTCGGGGTTCGGCAAGCGGCGTCGACTTAGGTATAATTCGCATTCCGGAAACGTTGACCTGCCGTTGCTCTGATTATTTTGTGACAAGGAGCCAGCCGCAGTCGGCAGCGTCGAGGACCAAGGAGGTTTGGGTGAGTGGTTTAAACCAGCAGTCTTGAAAACTGCCGACGGGGTGACCCGTCCGTGAGTTCGAATCTCACAGCCTCCGCCAGAACATGAAGCAAAACGGCCCCATTCGGGGCCGTTTTGCTTTCCGGACGCGACATGGCCGATAACGCGTTTCTGCAAAATCACGTATCCTTCACGCCAATTCATCCGCCGCCCAGCGTCTTCTGGAACACGGCTTCCCTTGCTTTCAGGTCTTCCATGAATCGTCAACTGACGCTGCCCACCGCGTTGATGCTTGTTGTGCCCCCATTACTTTGGGCCGGCAATGCGATTGTCGGCCGCCTGTTCCATGAAGTGGTCCCGCCGCTCATGCTGAATTTTCTCCGCTGGGCTATCGCGTTTGTCATCTTGCTGCCGCTTGCCATATCGATTTTCCGGCCGGGAAGCGGGTTGTGGCAGCATCGGGCCCGTCTTTCCATTCTGGGGCTATTAGGTATCGGCCTGTACAACGCGCTGCAATATCTCGCACTGCAGACCTCGACGCCGATCAATGTCACCCTGGTCGCGGCCAGCATGCCGGTCTGGATGCTGCTGATAGGATCCCTGTTCTTTCAATCCAAGGTCACGCGCAAGCAGGTGATCGGCGCCGCATTTTCAATTGCTGGCGTGCTGCTGGTGCTGAGCCGGGGCGAACTCGCCCAATTGCTGGCGTTGCGCCTGGTGGCTGGCGATGTGTTCATGATCCTGGCGACGATCGCGTGGTCGCTGTACAGCTGGCTGCTGACACGTTCGGAAATGCCGGATAGCTTGCGCGGACACTGGGCTGCATTTCTGCTGGCACAGGTCAGTTTTGGCGTCGTATGGTCGGGGGCTTTTGCGGCCGGAGAATGGGCGGTGACGGGCCGTGAAATCACCTGGAGCTGGCAATTGGCAGCGGCATTGCTGTACGTTGCGATTGGTCCGGCGGTGTTGGCGTTCCGTTGCTGGGGTGTCGGTGTGCAACGCGTCGGACCCAATGTTGCGGGATTTTTCAGTAATCTGACGCCACTATTCGCCGCGCTGATGTCTTCCGCTTTTCTTGGGGAAATGCCTCACCTTTATCATGTGATTGCATTTGCCTTGATCGTCTCGGGGATCGTGCTGTCCGCGCGTTGAAAGCGCCGGCTTATGTTCTCCTGAAATCGGGGAAATGAACTTGACGCTGCAGGCCAAGGAAGCGCGAGCGCGACGCCTTGCCCCGCCCGGCATGAATGGTGCGTTCAGGCCTTGTCTTTCGAAGGGCGATTTTTCAGATAGGAGTAACGCGGTTGCTGCTCCTCGCGTGTGGGAGGCAAGTCAGCGTATTCCTGTTCCTCGATCACATCCACGTACTGGCTGCCATCAAGCGGGCGACCTGCATAGGGGCTAGCCGGAGTCTTGGCGGCTTCCGTGACATTGACTTCTTTAGGCGGCACGTTCTTGTCCTGCGATGGCGGAGTCTCTTTTTGCATGGCATCTTCCTTTCGTGACAAGTATTAGATGTCATTGCACTCGCAGGGTTCGCAGGTAGCCGCATGAAAATTTCTGAACCGCAGCTTAGGACTTGAGGAATCGCATGACCCCGTCTTTCTGCAGTACATCTCCCCAAGACTCGATGTGGTAGATCTCTCCTACTTTGTGCAGGACCACACCGAACTGTTCCCGCAGGCGCAGAATGTCGGTATCGATCGTCTCCCGGTTCTGGCTGGTAAGATCTGCTATTGCCGAGACAGTTGGGCGTTCAAGCAAGTCTATCGCGGATAGCAAGACGAATAGCTTGCGTGCGTCATGATCCGGATATTGCGGTACGCCAAACTGGTTCTTGGGGTAGCTCATCGGACACCTCGCATTAGTATTGGGTTACGACCTGGCGAAGACAGATTGCGGATTACCGGCATTTCATTTCAACGGATGCTAGTGTAGTGTTTCACTCTTCTTGAGACATAAAAGTGCGTCTTTCACACCGACTCTTCGTTGCACATCCTCGCAATAGCTCGCTATTGCTGCGGTGTGCGCCTCGATTCGCCGCGAAATCCATCACTTTTATAAGTCTCAATCTACGTGAAACACTACACTAGGTCAGGCTGTCGTCCTGCGCCCTGAACGCTTCGGATTTGGCGCGTGCGGCTTCACGTGTCATGACATTGAGACTGACAAGGATTGCGCCTGCTCCTTCGATGCGGCCGACGGCCTTGTCGTCACCCAGATGCCGGCGCGCCTTTTCCGTACGGGCGACCAATTCACGAAAAGCTTCATGCAAGGCTCCGTAAGTGCGCTTGGTGACTACCACATGCCCCGCATCGGCAATTTCCTTGGGATCTTTGGCATAGTGAATCAGCAATTCTTCGATCCGCCGTGCCCGCGCGCGCGACAGTCCAAGCTCTATGGATAATCGCTGCGCGACTTCTTCTGCGGAATCCGATGCATCGACGCCAGTCTTGCCAAAATGTACGAGTTCGAACCCATGCGGACGCA includes:
- a CDS encoding DMT family transporter encodes the protein MNRQLTLPTALMLVVPPLLWAGNAIVGRLFHEVVPPLMLNFLRWAIAFVILLPLAISIFRPGSGLWQHRARLSILGLLGIGLYNALQYLALQTSTPINVTLVAASMPVWMLLIGSLFFQSKVTRKQVIGAAFSIAGVLLVLSRGELAQLLALRLVAGDVFMILATIAWSLYSWLLTRSEMPDSLRGHWAAFLLAQVSFGVVWSGAFAAGEWAVTGREITWSWQLAAALLYVAIGPAVLAFRCWGVGVQRVGPNVAGFFSNLTPLFAALMSSAFLGEMPHLYHVIAFALIVSGIVLSAR
- the rdgB gene encoding RdgB/HAM1 family non-canonical purine NTP pyrophosphatase; translation: MTKTLILASNNAGKLKEFGQMLAPLGFDVRPQGEFNVPEAEEPHPTFIENALAKARHAARLTGLPALADDSGICANALGGAPGVYSARYAGEPKSDARNNEKLIADLAAQGDKSAYYYCVLVLVRHADDPQPVIAEGRWNGEVIADPRGQGGFGYDPYFLLPELGKTAAELSAEEKNRLSHRGQALRVLVEKLR
- a CDS encoding serine/threonine protein kinase; its protein translation is MASQNNAPLPDGLEIAGYRIVKKIASGGFSIVYLAYDEDGNAVAIKEYLPSSLALRQPGELVPAISADNLPVFRIGLKCFFEEGRALARISHPNVVSVVNFFRANDTVYMVMAYESGRSLQDHILRRREKGERPLVSERFIRKMFNQVMNGLREVHANKLLHLDLKPANIYLRMDGTPILLDFGAARQTLKTDLPKLYPMYTPGFAPPELYAKSANLGPWTDIYSIGASIFACMVGAPPQPADQRKVNDKMEDHFRKLESIYSRELIQVIRWSLRIDPLERPQSVFALQKALREPVPEQKEADFVEKVSARLRGFFSGFGKTTQVGNTTTQNTQ
- the hemW gene encoding radical SAM family heme chaperone HemW, translating into MIPIKPVGAAVAAGSTASPVDVANAFLRPGALQLSALPPLSLYVHFPWCVRKCPYCDFNSHEVRGGFPEEAYLAAVRSDLESALPLIWGRKIYTIFIGGGTPSLMSAAGLDRLMSDIRTLLPLDGAAEVTMEANPGTFEADKFRSYRASGINRLSIGIQSFNARHLHALGRIHDADEARKAVEIAHANFDNFNLDLMFALPSQTLEEAQTDVSTAIAFAPPHLSLYHLTLEPNTYFAKHPPVVPDDDSSAEMQDMIFAQTKAAGYGHYEVSAYAQAGRQARHNLNYWQFGDYLGIGAGAHSKISFPHRIVRQMRYKQPKAYMEQVQAGRPIQEEFELEREDLGFEFMLNALRLTEGFDVNLFAERTGLSINAIEKSLNLAETKGLLYRDHRIIRPTELGGRFLNDLQQIFLN
- the rph gene encoding ribonuclease PH; amino-acid sequence: MSFENRPSGRASNDLRSIRIIRQYTRHAEGSVLIEFGDTKVICTASIEEKVPGFLKGKGQGWMTAEYGMLPRSTHTRMDREAAKGKQSGRTQEIQRLIGRSLRAAFDLQAFGERTLHLDCDVIQADGGTRTASITGAMVAAYDAVSKLAQAGLIPAIPIKHFVAAVSVGVFRGLPVLDLDYIEDADCDTDMNVVMTDAGHFVEVQGTAEGEAFDRATMNRLLDLAEHGIAELVRLQKAALELPQ
- a CDS encoding PP2C family protein-serine/threonine phosphatase, translating into MRFSVYQESHIGGRRNNQDRMGYSFTRDALLLLLADGMGGHIQGEMAATISLQTIGTLFQQNAKPYVKKPEKFLEESFFAAHREIHRYRAINNLPETPRTTIVACLIQHNNAYWAHCGDSRLYWMRSGQILSRTRDHSRIETLIAQGKVDPSERDTHPERNKLFNCLGAPNMPIVEMSRRASLQAGDVILLCSDGLWSVLPDHVLAQSLHQNTVVRAVPDLLATAVGIAGKTSDNVTALAMMWEGASVLQDSPNTIATHTLPIDSVTTTIQAPRHADLEQADIFNDSEIEKAIEEIRGAIEKTSRITSKN